A part of Myxococcales bacterium genomic DNA contains:
- the uvrA gene encoding excinuclease ABC subunit UvrA, protein MKRGTVTAASADRLVVVGARQHNLKNVSLSLPRGKLVVFTGASGSGKSSLAFDTIYAEGQRRYVESLSAYARQFLEQLAKPDVDRIEGLSPAIAIEQRPLSKSPRSTVGTVTEIADYLRLLFARVGVPHCPNCGKRIEAQTVPEIVDRITLLAPGSRISLLAPIAQGRKGELKLELEKLRRDGFVRARVDGQLVDLGDDIELDRTRAHDLDVVVDRIVMKDGVRGRLSDSVELALKLGEGRVLVLSEGEEPLWLSERFACVDCGISLPPIEPRMFSFNGPHGACPACDGLGARVVVDAERIVPDPTKTLREGAVAAWGRRGTVALATEVARAVDALRISPDVAWSKLPADARRLVLFGTREGEGDGADAKAARGSPKNPKKKAARKKPTYLGIVHRLEARVASADEDSADGDDPDASEGALADDELGRFLVSRECNACGGRRLRPEALAVKIDGRDIAELGKTALRTLRGFVDELSGAPSRFSPRDRAIAEPLLKAVASRLGFLIDVGLDYLTLDRSAQTLSSGEGQRIRLATQIGAALVGVLYVLDEPSVGLHARDNARLIEAQLRLRDLGNTVIVVEHDREAILAADHVVDMGPGAGAHGGTIVAEGTPQEILENPNSITGPWLSGARRLAIPKTRKAPTKERVAVVNARAHNLRGVRGEFPVGLLTCVTGVSGSGKSSLVVDTLLPAARSQLYFASTPVGDCDAVTGLDFIDKVVSIDQAPIGRTPRSNPATYTGVFALLRDLYASLPEARARGYKPGRFSFNVKGGRCESCKGDGVLRVEMHFLPDVFVACDACGGRRYSRETLEIKYRGLSIADALDLTVEQASEIFQPIPGIRERLHALASVGLDYVTLGQPATTLSGGEAQRVKLARELARRATGRTLYVLDEPTTGLHFADIEVLLRAIMDLRDQGNTVVVIEHNLDVVACADWVIDLGPEGGDGGGEIVAVGTPEQVAESERSHTARYLREVLARAQR, encoded by the coding sequence ATGAAACGGGGCACCGTCACCGCGGCCTCCGCCGACCGCTTGGTCGTCGTGGGCGCGCGGCAGCACAACCTGAAGAACGTGTCCTTGTCGCTTCCCCGCGGCAAGCTCGTCGTGTTCACCGGCGCGAGCGGGTCGGGCAAGTCGTCGTTGGCCTTCGACACGATCTACGCCGAGGGGCAAAGGCGGTACGTCGAGTCGCTGAGCGCCTACGCGCGGCAGTTCCTCGAGCAGCTCGCCAAGCCCGACGTCGACCGCATCGAAGGCCTCTCGCCGGCCATCGCCATCGAGCAGCGCCCACTGTCCAAGTCGCCGCGCTCCACCGTCGGCACCGTCACCGAGATCGCCGACTACCTGCGGCTCCTGTTTGCGCGCGTCGGCGTGCCGCACTGCCCCAACTGCGGCAAGCGCATCGAGGCGCAGACGGTGCCTGAGATCGTCGATCGCATCACGCTGCTCGCGCCGGGCTCGCGCATTTCGCTCTTGGCGCCCATCGCGCAAGGCCGCAAGGGCGAGCTGAAGCTTGAGCTCGAGAAGCTGCGGCGCGACGGCTTCGTCCGCGCCCGCGTCGACGGTCAACTCGTCGACCTCGGCGACGACATCGAGCTCGATCGCACCCGCGCCCACGATCTGGACGTGGTCGTCGACCGCATCGTCATGAAGGACGGCGTCCGCGGGCGCCTCAGCGACAGCGTCGAGCTTGCGCTCAAGCTCGGCGAAGGCCGCGTGCTCGTCTTGAGCGAGGGAGAAGAGCCCTTGTGGCTCTCGGAACGTTTCGCGTGCGTCGACTGCGGCATCTCGCTCCCGCCCATCGAGCCGCGCATGTTCTCGTTCAACGGGCCGCACGGCGCGTGCCCCGCGTGTGACGGACTCGGTGCGCGGGTCGTCGTCGACGCCGAACGCATCGTGCCAGACCCGACGAAGACGCTGCGCGAAGGGGCCGTCGCCGCGTGGGGGCGCCGCGGCACCGTCGCGCTCGCGACCGAGGTGGCGCGCGCCGTCGACGCGCTGCGCATCAGCCCCGACGTCGCGTGGTCGAAGCTACCGGCCGACGCGCGACGACTCGTGCTCTTCGGTACGCGCGAAGGCGAAGGCGATGGCGCGGACGCCAAAGCCGCTCGAGGCTCACCGAAGAACCCGAAAAAGAAGGCTGCGCGGAAGAAGCCCACCTACTTGGGCATCGTGCACCGGCTCGAAGCGCGCGTTGCAAGCGCCGACGAGGACTCGGCCGACGGCGACGATCCCGACGCGAGCGAAGGCGCCCTCGCCGACGACGAGCTCGGACGCTTTCTCGTGTCGCGGGAGTGCAACGCGTGCGGCGGCCGGCGCCTGCGGCCCGAGGCCCTCGCCGTCAAGATCGACGGCCGCGACATCGCCGAGCTCGGGAAGACGGCGCTCCGCACGCTGCGAGGCTTCGTCGACGAGCTCAGCGGCGCGCCGTCGCGTTTCTCGCCTCGCGATCGGGCCATCGCCGAGCCGCTGCTCAAGGCCGTGGCGTCGCGCCTCGGGTTTCTCATCGACGTTGGCCTCGACTACCTGACGCTCGACCGAAGCGCACAGACGCTCTCCAGCGGCGAGGGCCAGCGCATTCGCCTCGCGACGCAGATCGGCGCGGCCCTCGTCGGCGTCCTCTATGTACTCGACGAACCGTCGGTGGGCTTGCACGCCCGCGACAACGCGCGGCTCATCGAGGCGCAGCTCCGGCTGCGAGATCTCGGAAACACGGTCATCGTCGTCGAGCACGATCGGGAGGCGATCCTCGCCGCCGACCACGTCGTCGACATGGGGCCCGGCGCCGGCGCGCACGGCGGGACCATCGTGGCCGAGGGCACGCCGCAAGAGATCCTGGAGAACCCAAACTCCATCACCGGGCCGTGGCTCTCGGGGGCGCGGCGCCTCGCCATCCCAAAGACGCGGAAGGCGCCGACCAAGGAGCGCGTCGCTGTGGTCAACGCGCGCGCGCACAACCTACGGGGCGTCCGTGGCGAGTTTCCCGTGGGCCTCCTGACCTGCGTCACCGGCGTCTCCGGCAGCGGCAAGTCCAGCCTCGTCGTCGATACGTTGCTGCCCGCCGCGAGGAGCCAGCTCTACTTTGCGTCGACCCCCGTCGGCGACTGCGACGCCGTCACGGGCCTCGACTTCATCGACAAGGTCGTCTCCATCGATCAGGCGCCCATCGGCCGAACGCCTCGCTCAAACCCCGCCACGTACACGGGCGTCTTCGCGCTCCTTCGCGACCTGTACGCGAGCCTGCCGGAGGCCCGCGCCCGCGGGTACAAGCCGGGCCGCTTCTCCTTCAACGTCAAAGGCGGGCGCTGCGAGTCGTGCAAGGGCGACGGCGTCCTTCGCGTCGAGATGCACTTTCTCCCCGACGTTTTTGTCGCCTGCGACGCCTGCGGCGGCCGGCGCTACAGCCGCGAGACGCTCGAAATCAAGTACCGCGGACTCTCCATCGCCGACGCGCTCGACCTCACCGTCGAGCAAGCGTCGGAGATCTTCCAGCCGATCCCGGGCATCCGTGAGCGCCTTCATGCCCTGGCGAGCGTCGGCCTCGACTACGTGACCTTGGGACAACCGGCGACGACGTTGTCAGGCGGCGAAGCGCAGCGCGTGAAGCTCGCCCGCGAGCTCGCACGACGAGCCACTGGGCGAACCCTCTACGTGCTCGACGAACCGACCACCGGGCTCCACTTCGCGGACATCGAGGTGCTCCTCCGCGCCATCATGGATCTTCGCGATCAGGGCAACACGGTGGTGGTCATCGAGCACAACCTCGACGTGGTGGCTTGCGCCGATTGGGTCATTGATTTGGGACCCGAGGGCGGCGACGGCGGCGGCGAAATCGTCGCCGTCGGCACCCCCGAGCAGGTGGCCGAGAGCGAGCGCTCGCACACTGCGCGGTACCTCCGAGAGGTGCTCGCCCGGGCGCAGCGCTGA